In Exiguobacterium sibiricum 7-3, a genomic segment contains:
- the queC gene encoding 7-cyano-7-deazaguanine synthase QueC, with protein MKNERALVVFSGGQDSTTCLFQALADYSEVEVVTFNYGQRHAAELDVAREIASELGVKHHELDLSLLSQLTSNSLTDHSQSITTNEDGLPSTFVDGRNHLFLSFAAVLAKGRGIRHIITGVCETDFSGYPDCRDSFIKSLNVTLNLAMDYPFVIHTPLMWLDKKETWALADSLGAFEFVRERTLTCYNGIIGDGCGDCPACELRKKGLDAYIEEVQHT; from the coding sequence ATGAAAAATGAACGTGCTCTTGTCGTCTTCAGTGGCGGTCAAGATTCGACGACCTGCCTGTTTCAGGCACTCGCCGATTATTCAGAAGTTGAAGTCGTTACCTTCAACTATGGGCAACGTCATGCCGCAGAACTCGATGTCGCTCGCGAAATCGCATCCGAACTCGGTGTGAAACATCACGAGCTCGATCTCTCACTCCTCAGTCAATTGACGAGCAATTCCTTGACTGACCACTCACAATCAATCACGACGAATGAAGATGGGCTTCCCTCTACCTTTGTAGATGGTCGAAACCACCTGTTCCTGTCTTTCGCAGCCGTACTCGCTAAAGGACGTGGCATCCGCCATATCATTACCGGTGTATGCGAAACAGACTTTTCCGGTTATCCCGACTGTCGTGATTCCTTCATCAAGTCACTGAACGTGACGCTTAACCTCGCGATGGACTATCCATTCGTGATTCATACTCCGCTCATGTGGCTCGACAAAAAAGAGACATGGGCATTAGCTGATTCACTCGGCGCGTTTGAGTTTGTCCGCGAACGGACATTGACGTGTTACAACGGAATCATCGGAGACGGCTGCGGCGATTGCCCGGCTTGCGAATTACGGAAAAAAGGCTTAGATGCCTACATCGAGGAGGTCCAACACACATGA
- the bshB2 gene encoding bacillithiol biosynthesis deacetylase BshB2, with translation MAYNEQDHLLVIFPHPDDEAFSSAGTIIEHAENRGPVTYACLTLGEMGRNMGRPVFTNREELATIRKRELIAASEKMKISDLQMWGLRDKTVEFEDEAMLAERIGQLITKTQPTRVISFYPGYAVHPDHEATARAVVRALRAIDESQRPEFLAVAFANNTRDELGEGTFIHDVSAYTDQKIAALQAHASQTGGLMKVISEDSNIRDLLVKERYYHYPL, from the coding sequence ATGGCTTACAACGAACAAGATCATCTACTCGTCATCTTCCCTCACCCGGATGATGAAGCGTTCAGCTCGGCTGGAACGATTATCGAACATGCAGAAAACCGCGGACCTGTCACGTATGCCTGCCTGACACTCGGTGAAATGGGACGCAACATGGGTCGTCCTGTCTTTACGAACCGCGAGGAGCTCGCAACAATCCGCAAACGTGAACTGATTGCCGCATCTGAAAAAATGAAGATTTCCGATTTACAAATGTGGGGACTTCGCGACAAAACAGTCGAATTCGAAGATGAAGCGATGCTTGCTGAACGGATTGGACAATTGATTACGAAAACGCAACCGACACGGGTGATTTCATTTTATCCGGGATATGCCGTCCATCCGGATCACGAAGCAACAGCACGTGCCGTCGTCCGGGCGCTTCGTGCGATCGACGAAAGTCAGCGTCCTGAATTTTTAGCGGTTGCCTTCGCTAACAATACACGTGACGAACTCGGTGAAGGAACGTTCATCCATGATGTCAGTGCGTATACCGATCAAAAAATTGCAGCCCTTCAAGCACATGCCTCGCAAACAGGCGGTTTGATGAAAGTCATCTCAGAAGACTCGAACATCCGTGATTTGCTCGTCAAAGAACGCTATTATCATTACCCATTATGA
- a CDS encoding YojF family protein yields MQALDLTAVQNYIDKYANTPLYVHVETTNGAYATHQDPTFHSAGMFFRNAEITYERGLITGNGPYRIGLKLAHGWLYGEGLTDYEFAGDQLLIAGHDIEGRLAIAFELSPTPFAQGAEEVE; encoded by the coding sequence ATGCAAGCACTTGATTTAACAGCTGTACAAAACTATATCGACAAGTATGCCAATACACCACTTTACGTACACGTCGAAACGACGAACGGTGCGTACGCGACACACCAGGATCCGACGTTCCACAGTGCCGGCATGTTTTTCCGCAATGCCGAGATTACGTACGAACGTGGTCTGATTACTGGAAACGGTCCGTACCGGATCGGACTGAAACTCGCCCACGGTTGGTTGTACGGTGAAGGTTTAACCGATTATGAATTTGCAGGCGATCAACTGTTGATTGCCGGACACGACATTGAAGGACGTCTTGCGATTGCCTTCGAGCTCAGTCCGACTCCATTCGCGCAAGGCGCAGAGGAGGTAGAATGA